Part of the Catalinimonas alkaloidigena genome is shown below.
CTGCAGCAGGTGAAAGTGATCCTTCCGGATATATCAATTTACTAAGAGAGCACATAGATACTGCGGAGTTTCAGCTTATTGGCAAAGGGATAGGGGGTAACAAAGTCACGGATCTGGAAAACAGAATTGAAAAGGATGTACTTTCGCTTGATCCCGACATTGTATTCGTATATATAGGAATCAATGATGTGTGGCATTTTTATGAACCCGAAGGTGCTGTAGGTACTACTATTGAACGCTACGAAGAAGGATTATTTACTATCGCCAAGCGATTAGAGGAACAGGGGAGCAGGATTATCTTCTGTACTCCCACTGTGATAGGGGAAAACCCTTCTTTTGATGGACAAATCAATCAGGAACTAGATCAATACGCTCAAGTAGTGAGAAAAGTCTCTATGGAGACAGGCGCAGAGCTATGTGACCTGAGAAATAAGTTTAAATCTTATTTGAAGAAAAATAATGCTGATGCCCGGAACAGTGGTGTACTCACTTCTGACAGAGTTCATTTGAATAGAAAGGGCAATGAATTTCTTGCAGAGCAAATGTTATTTTATTTGAACCAATGACAAGTAAATTTGCTTGTTTATATTTAATTTAACTAAAGCATTTCATTAAACAATTTTAAATTTCAGTTTAATTTTTTAACAATTTAATTGGATACTTAAAGCTGAATAACACTCGTTATTTTTATAAACAATTTTTTAAACTTGCATTATGATAAAATTTAATAAAGTGCTGTTGGTGGATGACGATGAAGTTTCAAATTTTATCACTACCGAAATCCTCAACACTATAAATCTAGCGGATACAATTCTTGTGGCTTCTAACGGGCAGGAAGCTTTAGATTTGATAGGTCAAGTCACTGATGATAAGGCTGGACAAAATGATAAAGATTGCCCTGACCTAATATTTCTTGACCTTAACATGCCGGTGATGGACGGGTTTGAGTTTCTAGAGGCCTGTGAGCCCTGCAATAAAAATAAACTCAATGTAGTTGTGTTGACATCATCTACCAACCCGAAAGACATTGAAGAAACAAGAAAATTTTCCCAGGTTAAGGGTTACCTAAGCAAGCCACTTACTGCTGATAAGGTAGAAAAAGCAATTCAAAATATATAAAACAGCTTTATCTGCGCACTATTTTGTGTCCAGAATTTTTATGATTTCAATCTCGGTACGGCGGTTGAGTGCGCGTCCATTTTCTTCAAATTTGTTAGAAGCGATGGGTTTGCTTTCTCCAAAACCTCTGGCTGTGATGCGGTCGGCTGATAAACCATAATTCAAAAGATAGTCAGCTACAGCCCTGGCTCTTTTTTC
Proteins encoded:
- a CDS encoding response regulator, which codes for MIKFNKVLLVDDDEVSNFITTEILNTINLADTILVASNGQEALDLIGQVTDDKAGQNDKDCPDLIFLDLNMPVMDGFEFLEACEPCNKNKLNVVVLTSSTNPKDIEETRKFSQVKGYLSKPLTADKVEKAIQNI
- a CDS encoding SGNH/GDSL hydrolase family protein, whose product is MSFNKKDKKKVVFFGDSITAAGESDPSGYINLLREHIDTAEFQLIGKGIGGNKVTDLENRIEKDVLSLDPDIVFVYIGINDVWHFYEPEGAVGTTIERYEEGLFTIAKRLEEQGSRIIFCTPTVIGENPSFDGQINQELDQYAQVVRKVSMETGAELCDLRNKFKSYLKKNNADARNSGVLTSDRVHLNRKGNEFLAEQMLFYLNQ